The Limnospira fusiformis SAG 85.79 genomic interval GCCAGACCTCAACAAGATAGAGAAATGTTGTTCGTGGTTGAAAGCCCGCATTCGCCATTGTATTGAGCAGTTTGATTCTCTCCATGATGCCATGGATTCTGTTCTCAAGGCTGCGTCCTAACCGTATTGACTAGTGCTATATATACAGTTAGGGGGTAAACTGGGTCGAGTCAGTCTATCTCCCTCTAGGAGGTTATTTCAGGCATTGCAGCCTTATTTCATTCCTAAACGTCTCGCACAGTACTGGACAATGCAACGTTTCATAAAGGGGGGCGGATTGCTGAACTGGTGGAGGCGGCTCAATGCCGTTTACTCTATCTTCCGCCTTATTCGCCAGACCTCAACAAGATAGAGAAATGTTGGTCGTGGTTGAAAGCCCGCATTCGCCATTGTATTGAGCAGTTTGGTTCTTTCCATGATGCCATGGATTCTGTTCTCAAGACTGCGTCCTAACCGTATTGACTAGTGCTATATTACCATGGTTCAAGTCGGACATTCAGTTTCCTTAATCATAGATGGTTGGCAGTGGTCGAGTAGGAGGTAGGCTCCTCCACACGCCTTCCGTTCCCCGCTTCAATCCTGGGGTTATGATTCCCAAAACTGGGGGTGGCTATCGCCGTTACCCTCTGCTCTGTGATTTCTCGGTTCGCTTAGGACCTTGGGTTCCCTGCCTTGCTTAGTTCCCTAAGCGTCGGGACATGTAAACAGTTATGAGGATGGTCAGGAGTGCGCTCCTTATATCCAAATTCGGGGCTGTAATCCTCACCGGGTAGTGATTTCGGCCATTTCAGCCCTATTTCATACCCGAACGTCTCGCACCATACGCTTACATTTTTCACTACTGCCTGTGAGTAATATTGCTCACTTATTGATGGGCAGAGCATTAGAGGGGTTACAACGTTCCGTTTATACGGGCATTCCATCGTTAGATTTGTCCTATCCACCGGGGTACTTTTAAAAGTCTGTGAAGATGGTGTGTCGAAACCTCTTCTTTTCCCCTTGTTCTTTTGAACGCAGCGTATCAACCTATTTCGCTGCTTACTGATGACGGTGGTTCAAGCCAGACATTCGGTTTCCCTAATCATGGATGGTTGGCAGTGGTCGCATCTTGGTAGTGAGTTCTACCTCACGCCTTCCGTTCCCCGCTTCAATCCTGGAGTTATGATTTCCAAAACTGGGGGTGGCTAACGCCGTTACTCTCTACTCCCTGCTATATCATGGAGTCTACACTCTCCAATCAAAACAGTTTGTTTATGACCTTGAGTCCCCTGCCTTGTTTGGAAGGTTGTCTTTCCAAACGTTGGGACATATAAACAGTTATGGGGATGGTCAGGAGCGAGATCCTTATATTCAACCAAGGGGCTGAAATTCCCACCAGGAGGTTATTTCGGGTATCTCAACCCTATTTCATGCCTGAACGTCTCGCACCAACATTATCAGAAAATCATAATAATATTTAGTATTTGAGACTTACAGCCATATAGTTATCTGTTGAGAGATTATATTCTCCAGGCGATCGCTATATAAATCCCCCCTTCCAGCTATAATCTAGCTAGGCTATTATTGACAACCCAGACATCTACATCTGTAGGAAATTACCCCCATTGATGAATGTCCTAGTATCCGATAGATAATGGCTAGAGTATTTCACCATAGTAATATTTGGGAAAAAATTGATGATGAACACACCTAATTTTTTGTCAATTCAATCCTGGAAACAGTCAGAATTTTGGCTGATGGCGATCGCCGCCGGTTTAATGTCAATTCACCTCACCCTAATTTATCATCGTAATAACGTCAGTTTTTTGGCACTAAGTATCATGTTTTGGCTATCTGCATCTTCCTTGGTATGGGAGAAAATCCAGGAATTAGCAAAGCAAACCAGCAGCCCCTGGGCCACCTTATTAGGGATGCTAATAATTGCCATAGTGTTGCTAAAAAGCGCTACCCGTCCTACTTCTAACTGGTTAGGGATTTCGCCATTTATATCAGCCCTGGGCTGGACACTAATAGCTTCCGGTTTTAGTGGCTTTCGGGAATACTGGCGGGAACTAACAATCTTATTTTTTCTGGGTGTTCCCAAAGTATTTATTTGGCCGTTAGTAGATATTTCAGGTATTACCGCTAAATTTGCCGCCTTAATTTTATGGTACGCTGGGGCTGATGTTTCTCTGGATAAATTTAACGTCATGCTACCGGAGGGAGGAGTGAGTGTCAATATGGGATGTTCCGGGTTAGAAGGAATGTTTTACCTGTTAGGATTATCAGTGCTATTTCTGGTGATGTTTCCCCTAGAGGTACTCTGGAAAAAAATTATTATTCCCGTGGTAGCAGTATTAATTAGTTTTGTAGTCAATGGATTTCGGATTGTCTTATTAGCTGTGCTGGCTAATGCCCAAAAACCCGAAGCAGTTGATTACTGGCACGTCGGAGAAGGTTCTCTGATATTTTCTATGATTTCGGTGGCATTGTTTGGCTGTTTTTGTTGGTTTATGATTAAACAGGATACACCACCAACTAATCAAGACACCCTCAGCCCATAAATGTTATGAAAATCTGGGAAAATTTGCGAATTTCATTACTTGTGCTAACATTTGGGGGAGTAGTTATAGTTCTAGGAAAATCAATCCTAGAGCCCCAGAAAACTACTGAACAAGTTGTCGAACTCTTTACCTTTCCGGCGATCATCCCCTTACCTGGATGGCAGCATCAGGAAAGTGAAGCACTGACAGAACCCTGGGGAAATACTTATCGTTATCAGCAGAATGATAAAATTCTACAGATAGAAATGCGATATGTTGATCATCCTCATCCCAATGAAAAACTGTTTCGCCAGTATGATCCGAGGGATGCTTCTGTTACGGCACAATTTCCGACACTAACTCGCACCAATAATACAGGTTCCTATAGCCTTTCGGTTGACAATTACCGTGTCTACCTTCGATCTTGTATTAATCCACGATCGCCTAGTGCTATCACCTACGAACAGTTCATTCAAAACCGCTATACCTATGACTTACACTTTTCCCGACTTATACCAGTTATCATGGGAGCAGAACCCCTAAGAGATCACCGATGTTTGTGGTCTCATTTATCACTGCCAATTTCCAATAATTCTTTTGAGGAAACTTACCCAATTTTAGAGGAAGTTTGGCAAGTGTGGTATCAGTGGTGGCATCCTCGTTTCCCTCGACTTGAGCGCTGATTATACCCGTTCTCAATTTACCAACTTTTAAACCTATGACTCAATCTGATGGCAAGCCTCTTAATGATAAAATAGAGGTACTTTGGAAGTTCAGCTCTAACCTGTTAAAAACTATTCCTCCCCTGCGAGCGGTTGGCTACGGGTTATTATTTTTATCAATGCTAGATTTGCTCACCATTATACTTCCTCCCCAACTTATGAACCCGGTTTGGGAGTTTCAAACTATGGGGGGGATTGTGGAAAGGTCTGCTGTTCCTCTCATTTCTCTGGTGTTTATTTTCTTTGGGGAACGCAATTTACGAGGTCGATTTGAAGAACCTTTGTTAATGTTCATGTCCTGGTTTTCCTTACTGTTAGGTGTACTATTTATTTTAATGGTTCCCCTAGGGATTTTCAACACTCTGAGAATTGAGCAACAAAGCAGTGAGCAAATTGATAGTCAAGTGGAACAACGCATCACGGATATTCAAACGGTTCAGCAGCAGTTAGAACAGACCACATCAGAAGACCAAATGCGGGAACTTATCAGCCGTCTGGATACCCAAGGACGCTCTCCTGATATTCAAAACCGGGAACAGGTGAACCAAATTAAAGAAGAGCTTTCTGGTTTTCTGTCTACTACGGCGCAAAGGACTCAAATTGAAGCAGAACAAACCCGCAGAAACCGCAGAATTACCCTCTTCAAAAATTCGGTTAAGTGGAATATAGGGGCTTTGGTTTCCGGTGTCTTATTTGTGACTATTTGGAGAGGAACAGCTTGGGCTAGGAAAAAAGTTTAAGCAGTTACTCAGCGACTATTAAACGGGGGAAGAACTAGACGATCGCATGGGTATCAACTTGGAGGAAATCCGAGAAATTAGTGCGATCGCATCTTCTTCTAAAGATTGATAATTAGAAGGGAAAGGATAACGCCCTTGTCTATCAGCTTTCAGATAAACAAAATCACAGACAGCCCGCCGGAAATTAGTCTGATTATTAATCTTTAATTGGTCTATACATACTCCGGTCAGTGTAGCTTGCTCAAAATTTGTATGGAAAGCTAAAGCATTTGACAAATTTACTTCTTCGAGGTTAGCGCGAGTTAAATTAGCATTTTCCAGGTTAGCCGACCGTAAGTCTGTACCTAATAAATTAGCACTTAATAGATTAGCTTTACACCATTTAGTTTCACTGGCGATCACTCCCATTAATTGCGATCGGTAAAGATTTGCGCCACTAAAATCAGCACCCTGAATATCAGCACCTCGAAAATCTACACCCACCAAATGAGCATTAGTAAAATTGACATTTCGCAAGTCAGCACCTTTAAAACTTGACCCTTGCAAATAAGCCCCAGTAAAATCAGCCTCTTTCAAATAACTACCATCAAAATGAGCTTGATCACCCTCAACATTTTGGAAACTTCCCTTTAAACAATAGGCTCCTTTTAAATCCGTATCTGTGAGGTTAGTTTCTCTAAAATTAATCCCTTTGAGATACATTCCTTTGAGGTTAGCATTCATCAGATCCGGCTGTACTTCCGGGTAATCTTCTCGCCATTTGTTCCAAAATGCAACCCCTCGTCTCAAGCAGGTTAACTGTTCCTGGTTTACCACTGTTAAGCCACCCCCTAATTTAGATTCTACTGAATATTCAGGAATTTTAAAAGTTGCTAATTGGGACATACATACTACCCTCAATTTATGGGATTATTTGTAGTTATAAAACATATCTGAGGCGATCATATCATCAATTTTATTTATATAAAAATAAATTATGGATGGTTGGAGATATATATAGGGAGCCATATCAATCTAATTTCCCCTTCAGCTAAATGGTATATATACTTAATAGGTGTGGGAGTTAGTTGTTGAAGTAATTTTAAGCAATTTTCATACTTAAATTTACACTGATGAGTGTAGCACCCTAATGGCCTAGAAAACATCTACCTAGAGAATGATGATCGCCTCAGATATAATTGCTAGTATCGCTAACTTTAAATTAATCCTCACAGCCATGATTATACAGTTGTTAATATTACATTAACCACAGCACACAACCAGGTTGAACCGTAGTAACAATGGCTCAATCAGCACCCGGTAGGGATAGTGGTGACTTTTTACTAAAAAGTGGGCCTTTTTATTGACATTGCCTAAATCGATGATTAGACTGGTGTTAAATACAGAAAAACTACAGCCATATGAGGGGTGAATCACCCTACCGAGGCTGTAGTAAAAAGCGATCGCGTACCGTGCGCGTAGCAGGTACTCTCCATCGTAATTTAGTGAGGAATTTCAAGATATGGAAGCTGTTCTCATTGGTGTGATCTTACTAGGATTAATCTGGCGAACGGAACCCGCTCCAGCCAAAAAACCAGCACCTCCCAAGCGATTTTATGTTGACAAGAAAATTCTCAAAAGGGTTACCACCAACAGCAAAGTCCCCGCCGACTGGGGGGATCCAGATGATGATTAGGATTGAATTTCCAGTTAATTATACCCACTTAATCATGATTAATGAGACCAGATAAAACCTCAGATATTTTGATTTTTGGCAGGGATAAATCAGCTTAATTTTGCTGTATTTGGCATCTCTAAATTGCCAATAATAATTGACATAATCAACCCGGTGGGTGAGGTATAGGGTGCAGCCCGAACCGGGTTAATGTGCAAGTATCGGTTAATTAATCATCAGAAAGTAAACTAGCTAATAATGCTTTTTGGGCGTGCATTCGGTTTTCCGCCTGGTCCCAAACCCGCGATCGCACACCTTCAATTACCCCATCAGTAATTTCCTGATCTCGATGAGCAGGTAAACAATGGAGAACGATCGCATCATCATCAGCCTTAGCTAATAGACTGTCATTCACCTGAAAAGGCATAAATAAAGGAATACGATCATCCGCCTCACTCTCCTGACCCATACTCGCCCAAACATCAGTATATAACACATGAGATTTCTGGACAGCTTCAGCGGGGTCATCGGTAATAATCACCTCAGTTTTACCAGCAGCGATCGCCTTAGCCTGTTCGACAATTTCGGGATTTGGCGGATACTGAGATGGGGTAGCAATTCTAATATTCATCCCCACCATAGCACAGCCCAAAAGCAGAGAATGAGCCATATTATTAGCCCCATCTCCCAAATAAGTTAAAGTCAGTCCAGCCATGCGATTAAAACATTCTTGAACCGTCATCAAATCTGCCAAAACTTGACAAGGATGCTCCCGATCTGTGAGAGCATTAATTACCGGAATTTCCGCATAACTAGCAAAAGTTTCCAAATCCTTTTGTTCAAAAGTCCGAATAGCGATCGCATCTAAATATCGACCCAATACCCGCGCCGTATCAACCAAAGGTTCCCCCCGACTCACCTGGGTAACACTAGGATTTAAATCAATTATATGTCCCCCCAATTGATACATAGCCACCGAGAAACTGACACGGGTGCGAGTCGAAGCCTTAGAAAACATCAACCCCAAAACCTTCCTTCGCTGTAGTTTCCGCATTCCCGACTTTAACTGAATCGCCAAAGATAAAACCGAGTGTAACTCAGCCACAGTCAAATCAGCCAAACTCAGCAAATCTCGTCCTTTTAATGATTCCATAATTGCTCCTAATTATTTGAATATGGCGATCGCCCCATCGAGCAAATCACATCCCTGCTGAACCGTCTCCACCTTAGCCAGTTGTTCCCGCAGTTCATTTGCTCCTGGGAAACCTTTAGCATACCAAGTCATGTGTTTACGAGACTGATAAATACCACGCTGACCTTTGTACACCCAAAGTGCTTGTAAATGTTCCTTCGCACATTCTAAACGTTCAACCACCGTCGGCGCTGTCTTCATCTGGCCAGTTTTCAGGAAATAATCAATTTCCCCCACCAAAAACGGATAACCCAGAGTTCCCCGAGAACACATAACTCCATCAGCGCCAGTTTCCTGTAAACACTGAACCGCCGAGGACACCGAGACAATATCCCCATTAGCAATTACTGGAATCGATACATTCTGCTTGACCCTAGCGATCCATTCCCAGTTAGCTTTCCCTGTATAACCCTGAGCGCGAGTGCGTCCGTGAATGGTCAGCATTTGCGCTCCCGCATTTTCCATGCGTTTGCTAAAATCTAGGATATTGATTTCGTCCTCATCCCAACCTAAACGAGTTTTTACAGTGATGGGAACTGATACAGCTTCGTTAAGCGATCGCACTATTTTCTCAGCGATTTCCGGTTGTCGTAACAGCGAAGAACCGCCGCCATTTTTAGTAATTTTATTCACCGGACAACCCATATTCACATCAATAGTATCCGCCCCTTCTTCCACAGCTTTTCGCGCCGCCTCCACTAAAAAATCTGGGCGACAATCAAATAATTGAATACTAATCGGGCGTTCTCCTGGGTCAATTTCCATCAGAATTGGTAACTCCCGCACATGAATAATTTGGGAAGCGTGTACCATCTCTGTATACATCATCGAATTGGGAGCATAGCGCCTCACCAAGCGCCGAAATACCAAATCTGTCACCCCTGACAGAGGCGATTGTAACACCCTACTGTTTACCTCTAATTTACCAATTTTTAGGGGTGAGGATAGCCGTTCTTTTAATTCAGCAGATAGGGCAGACATAGCAGGCAGACAATTAAGCAAATCAAACTTTCATTATACACTAATATATAATAAACTGCAATCATTCATAAATCCTTGGGGCGGTCATTTACCAGCCAGCCACAGACAACCGGGAGGGTTTTCTGTGGTAGATGAGACCCCGTGGCTCAACCCTCACTGTTATAGTTATAGGAGTCGCCATACCAGATTACAATCTAAATTGTTACAATTATATCTCTTGTGGTTTACCATACCGCCATCATTCCCTGGAACCTCTAATTAGGAGAAATTACAGATGATTCAAATGCGTAAGCGTTCAACTCCCTGGATTCAACAAAAGTCACGTTTGATTATTGCTGGAATTGGTGCTTTTGGTGCTGCTATTACCTCTTATCTAACCATACAAGCACTACAGGAAGGACCGACTAGCTGTCCTACAGAAGGCTGTGAGAGTGTCCTAGATAGTCCCTATGCGGAAGTTTTTGGCTTACCTCTGGCTTTGTTTGGCTTTCTGGCTTATGTCTATATGATTGCTATGGCGGTTATCCCACTATTGATTAGTTCAGAAACTCAGACAACTTGGCGGAAGAAAGCCGAAAATTACACCTGGCTACTGATGTTTATAGGTGGGTGTTCTATGGCGATTTTCAGTAGCTATTTGATGTATATCATGGCTTTTGAAATTCAATCTATTTGCTGGTTTTGTATCGGTTCAGCGATCGCCTCTTTCAGCCTGTTAGCATTAACTATTATTGGCCGTAATTGGGAAGATATCGGTCAACTGGTTTTTTTAGGTGTCATTGTCGCTATGGTTACTATAATTAGCACTCTGGCTATTTATGCTCCCATTAATAACCCCTCCCTCACTGATGGTAGTCAAAATTCTTACAATATCACCTCAGTTTCTAATCCAGATAATATCTCCCTAGCTCAACATTTAACTAATGTGGGTGCTGCGATGTATGGTGCTTACTGGTGTAATTTCTGTGAACAACAAAAACAGTTATTTGGTAGGCAAGCTATCAATTATCTTACCTATATTGAATGCGACCCCGCTGGAGAAAACCCTCAACCAGAGCTGTGTCAAGCTAAGGGTATTCCCGGATATCCAGCTTGGGAAATTAACGGCGAATTACATCCGGGGTTAATTTCTTTAGAACGTTTAGCCGAATTAAGCGGTTACACGGGTTCCCGTAATTTTGGGAATTCCTAAAAAAAGCAGCTTCGTCGGGTGCGTCAGAATAGGTCAATCCCAATCATCACCCAATTCTTAAAAACTGACGCACCTATAATTCTGGGTCTACTATAGAACCCATAAACCAAATGGTGCGGGTTTGATTATCGCGAATGGCTACGAAAAATGGACGATTTACCACCATTGAGAATGGTTCAGTTATGGAGGGGGTACTTTCTGATAATACCGTAACTGAAGTGACAGCAGCGGCTTCTGTTCCCTCCTCATTAACCTCTACAAAAGTCTTATGTTTAACCTCAGAAATGCGTACATTGTTATCTAAAGTCATATTAGAAAAATCAGCTTGATTCGGGTGAAAAGCTATATCCATCCCCATGGATTTC includes:
- the crtA gene encoding cyanoexosortase A, translated to MMNTPNFLSIQSWKQSEFWLMAIAAGLMSIHLTLIYHRNNVSFLALSIMFWLSASSLVWEKIQELAKQTSSPWATLLGMLIIAIVLLKSATRPTSNWLGISPFISALGWTLIASGFSGFREYWRELTILFFLGVPKVFIWPLVDISGITAKFAALILWYAGADVSLDKFNVMLPEGGVSVNMGCSGLEGMFYLLGLSVLFLVMFPLEVLWKKIIIPVVAVLISFVVNGFRIVLLAVLANAQKPEAVDYWHVGEGSLIFSMISVALFGCFCWFMIKQDTPPTNQDTLSP
- a CDS encoding cyanoexosortase A system-associated protein is translated as MKIWENLRISLLVLTFGGVVIVLGKSILEPQKTTEQVVELFTFPAIIPLPGWQHQESEALTEPWGNTYRYQQNDKILQIEMRYVDHPHPNEKLFRQYDPRDASVTAQFPTLTRTNNTGSYSLSVDNYRVYLRSCINPRSPSAITYEQFIQNRYTYDLHFSRLIPVIMGAEPLRDHRCLWSHLSLPISNNSFEETYPILEEVWQVWYQWWHPRFPRLER
- the hpsJ-A gene encoding HpsJ-like protein, cyanoexosortase A-associated, producing MTQSDGKPLNDKIEVLWKFSSNLLKTIPPLRAVGYGLLFLSMLDLLTIILPPQLMNPVWEFQTMGGIVERSAVPLISLVFIFFGERNLRGRFEEPLLMFMSWFSLLLGVLFILMVPLGIFNTLRIEQQSSEQIDSQVEQRITDIQTVQQQLEQTTSEDQMRELISRLDTQGRSPDIQNREQVNQIKEELSGFLSTTAQRTQIEAEQTRRNRRITLFKNSVKWNIGALVSGVLFVTIWRGTAWARKKV
- a CDS encoding pentapeptide repeat-containing protein; amino-acid sequence: MSQLATFKIPEYSVESKLGGGLTVVNQEQLTCLRRGVAFWNKWREDYPEVQPDLMNANLKGMYLKGINFRETNLTDTDLKGAYCLKGSFQNVEGDQAHFDGSYLKEADFTGAYLQGSSFKGADLRNVNFTNAHLVGVDFRGADIQGADFSGANLYRSQLMGVIASETKWCKANLLSANLLGTDLRSANLENANLTRANLEEVNLSNALAFHTNFEQATLTGVCIDQLKINNQTNFRRAVCDFVYLKADRQGRYPFPSNYQSLEEDAIALISRISSKLIPMRSSSSSPV
- the argF gene encoding ornithine carbamoyltransferase, coding for MESLKGRDLLSLADLTVAELHSVLSLAIQLKSGMRKLQRRKVLGLMFSKASTRTRVSFSVAMYQLGGHIIDLNPSVTQVSRGEPLVDTARVLGRYLDAIAIRTFEQKDLETFASYAEIPVINALTDREHPCQVLADLMTVQECFNRMAGLTLTYLGDGANNMAHSLLLGCAMVGMNIRIATPSQYPPNPEIVEQAKAIAAGKTEVIITDDPAEAVQKSHVLYTDVWASMGQESEADDRIPLFMPFQVNDSLLAKADDDAIVLHCLPAHRDQEITDGVIEGVRSRVWDQAENRMHAQKALLASLLSDD
- the dusB gene encoding tRNA dihydrouridine synthase DusB, whose amino-acid sequence is MSALSAELKERLSSPLKIGKLEVNSRVLQSPLSGVTDLVFRRLVRRYAPNSMMYTEMVHASQIIHVRELPILMEIDPGERPISIQLFDCRPDFLVEAARKAVEEGADTIDVNMGCPVNKITKNGGGSSLLRQPEIAEKIVRSLNEAVSVPITVKTRLGWDEDEINILDFSKRMENAGAQMLTIHGRTRAQGYTGKANWEWIARVKQNVSIPVIANGDIVSVSSAVQCLQETGADGVMCSRGTLGYPFLVGEIDYFLKTGQMKTAPTVVERLECAKEHLQALWVYKGQRGIYQSRKHMTWYAKGFPGANELREQLAKVETVQQGCDLLDGAIAIFK
- a CDS encoding vitamin K epoxide reductase family protein; this encodes MIQMRKRSTPWIQQKSRLIIAGIGAFGAAITSYLTIQALQEGPTSCPTEGCESVLDSPYAEVFGLPLALFGFLAYVYMIAMAVIPLLISSETQTTWRKKAENYTWLLMFIGGCSMAIFSSYLMYIMAFEIQSICWFCIGSAIASFSLLALTIIGRNWEDIGQLVFLGVIVAMVTIISTLAIYAPINNPSLTDGSQNSYNITSVSNPDNISLAQHLTNVGAAMYGAYWCNFCEQQKQLFGRQAINYLTYIECDPAGENPQPELCQAKGIPGYPAWEINGELHPGLISLERLAELSGYTGSRNFGNS